The proteins below are encoded in one region of Podarcis raffonei isolate rPodRaf1 chromosome 6, rPodRaf1.pri, whole genome shotgun sequence:
- the ETNK2 gene encoding ethanolamine kinase 2 isoform X2 has translation MGSLAGLLQSRRGWSCWRRLRSPSFRFPNSPAAVAAHLKRAALWPGCLRGMEEGVDEDEKQKQQPPPPPPPPRVSTSYRAIQRVGIAVDETNVLPGALQLIRKLRPQWETERVKTKLFTEGITNKLMACFTAENMGDAVLVRVYGRKTELIVDRANELRNFQVLQDHSCAPSLYCTFENGYCYEFMPGKALGPEHIRQPNIFRLVAHEMAKMHRIHTNGSLPKPCLWHRLHKYFNIVKTEFPRKASNSGLHQEVHIPSLEVLEEEIRWMKEHLSQLRSPIVFCHNDLLSKNIIYNKAEGHVRFIDYEYTGYNYQAYDIGNHFNEFAGLNEVDYSLYPSKEIQLQWLRHYLQAYKKLGQEDLGGGSKNKGESGAVSEEELESLYVQVNQFALASHFLWACWGLIQAQFSTIDFNFARW, from the exons ATGGGCTCCCTCGCCGGCCTCCTCCAGTCGCGGAGGGGGTGGAGTTGCTGGCGCAGGCTGCGCTCGCCTTCCTTCCGCTTTCCCAACTCGCCCGCCGCCGTCGCCGCGCACCTGAAGAGAGCCGCGCTGTGGCCGGGCTGCCTCCGGGGCATGGAGGAAGGAGTGGACGAGGacgagaagcagaagcagcagccgccgccgccgccaccgccgccgcgcGTCTCCACCAGCTACCGGGCCATCCAGCGTGTCGGCATTGCGGTGGATGAGACCAACGTCCTGCCGGGGGCTCTGCAGCTGATCCGAAAGCTGAGACCACAATGGGAGACCGAGCGAGTTAAGACCAAG CTCTTCACTGAAGGCATCACCAACAAGCTCATGGCTTGCTTCACAGCTGAGAACATGGGGGATGCAGTCCTGGTGAGGGTCTATGGCAGGAAGACAGAGCTTATTGTGGACCGTGCTAATGAGCTGAGGAATTTCCAAGTGCTTCAAGACCACAGCTGTGCCCCTAGTCTCTATTGCACCTTTGAAAATGGCTATTGCTATGAGTTCATGCCAGGGAAGGCCTTGGGACCAGAACATATACGACAGCCAAATatattcag gCTAGTAGCCCATGAAATGGCTAAAATGCACAGGATTCACACCAATGGAAGCCTCCCCAAGCCTTGCCTATGGCATAGACTGCACAAGTACTTTAACATTGTGAAAACAGAGTTTCCAAGAAAGGCATCTAATTCTGG TCTCCATCAGGAAGTGCACATTCCCAGCCTAGAGGTGTTAGAAGAAGAGATTCGGTGGATGAAAGAACATCTCTCCCAGCTTCGATCTCCAATAGTCTTTTGCCACAATGACCTTTTGAGCAAGAACATTATCTACAACAAGGCAGAAG GTCACGTCCGGTTCATAGATTATGAATACACTGGTTACAACTATCAAGCATATGACATTGGGAATCATTTTAACGAATTTGCAG GACTGAACGAGGTGGACTACAGCCTGTACCCCTCCAAAGAGATCCAACTGCAGTGGTTGAGGCACTACCTGCAGGCCTACAAAAAACTAGGCCAGGAGGACCTGGGGGGAGGAAGCAAAAACAAAGGAGAGAGTGGAGCTGTGTCTGAAGAAGAGCTGGAGAGCCTCTATGTGCAAGTGAACCAGTTTGCTTTA GCCTCCCATTTCCTGTGGGCTTGCTGGGGCCTGATTCAAGCCCAGTTCTCTACCATAGACTTTAATTTTGCCAG ATGGTGA
- the ETNK2 gene encoding ethanolamine kinase 2 isoform X4 — MGSLAGLLQSRRGWSCWRRLRSPSFRFPNSPAAVAAHLKRAALWPGCLRGMEEGVDEDEKQKQQPPPPPPPPRVSTSYRAIQRVGIAVDETNVLPGALQLIRKLRPQWETERVKTKLFTEGITNKLMACFTAENMGDAVLVRVYGRKTELIVDRANELRNFQVLQDHSCAPSLYCTFENGYCYEFMPGKALGPEHIRQPNIFRLVAHEMAKMHRIHTNGSLPKPCLWHRLHKYFNIVKTEFPRKASNSGLHQEVHIPSLEVLEEEIRWMKEHLSQLRSPIVFCHNDLLSKNIIYNKAEGHVRFIDYEYTGYNYQAYDIGNHFNEFAGLNEVDYSLYPSKEIQLQWLRHYLQAYKKLGQEDLGGGSKNKGESGAVSEEELESLYVQVNQFALASHFLWACWGLIQAQFSTIDFNFARYADIRFKQYFKAKPAVTSFKMSK; from the exons ATGGGCTCCCTCGCCGGCCTCCTCCAGTCGCGGAGGGGGTGGAGTTGCTGGCGCAGGCTGCGCTCGCCTTCCTTCCGCTTTCCCAACTCGCCCGCCGCCGTCGCCGCGCACCTGAAGAGAGCCGCGCTGTGGCCGGGCTGCCTCCGGGGCATGGAGGAAGGAGTGGACGAGGacgagaagcagaagcagcagccgccgccgccgccaccgccgccgcgcGTCTCCACCAGCTACCGGGCCATCCAGCGTGTCGGCATTGCGGTGGATGAGACCAACGTCCTGCCGGGGGCTCTGCAGCTGATCCGAAAGCTGAGACCACAATGGGAGACCGAGCGAGTTAAGACCAAG CTCTTCACTGAAGGCATCACCAACAAGCTCATGGCTTGCTTCACAGCTGAGAACATGGGGGATGCAGTCCTGGTGAGGGTCTATGGCAGGAAGACAGAGCTTATTGTGGACCGTGCTAATGAGCTGAGGAATTTCCAAGTGCTTCAAGACCACAGCTGTGCCCCTAGTCTCTATTGCACCTTTGAAAATGGCTATTGCTATGAGTTCATGCCAGGGAAGGCCTTGGGACCAGAACATATACGACAGCCAAATatattcag gCTAGTAGCCCATGAAATGGCTAAAATGCACAGGATTCACACCAATGGAAGCCTCCCCAAGCCTTGCCTATGGCATAGACTGCACAAGTACTTTAACATTGTGAAAACAGAGTTTCCAAGAAAGGCATCTAATTCTGG TCTCCATCAGGAAGTGCACATTCCCAGCCTAGAGGTGTTAGAAGAAGAGATTCGGTGGATGAAAGAACATCTCTCCCAGCTTCGATCTCCAATAGTCTTTTGCCACAATGACCTTTTGAGCAAGAACATTATCTACAACAAGGCAGAAG GTCACGTCCGGTTCATAGATTATGAATACACTGGTTACAACTATCAAGCATATGACATTGGGAATCATTTTAACGAATTTGCAG GACTGAACGAGGTGGACTACAGCCTGTACCCCTCCAAAGAGATCCAACTGCAGTGGTTGAGGCACTACCTGCAGGCCTACAAAAAACTAGGCCAGGAGGACCTGGGGGGAGGAAGCAAAAACAAAGGAGAGAGTGGAGCTGTGTCTGAAGAAGAGCTGGAGAGCCTCTATGTGCAAGTGAACCAGTTTGCTTTA GCCTCCCATTTCCTGTGGGCTTGCTGGGGCCTGATTCAAGCCCAGTTCTCTACCATAGACTTTAATTTTGCCAG GTATGCAGACATAAGATTTAAACAGTACTTTAAAGCAAAACCTGCAGTGACATCCTTCAAAATGTCCAAGTGA
- the ETNK2 gene encoding ethanolamine kinase 2 isoform X3: MGSLAGLLQSRRGWSCWRRLRSPSFRFPNSPAAVAAHLKRAALWPGCLRGMEEGVDEDEKQKQQPPPPPPPPRVSTSYRAIQRVGIAVDETNVLPGALQLIRKLRPQWETERVKTKLFTEGITNKLMACFTAENMGDAVLVRVYGRKTELIVDRANELRNFQVLQDHSCAPSLYCTFENGYCYEFMPGKALGPEHIRQPNIFSLHQEVHIPSLEVLEEEIRWMKEHLSQLRSPIVFCHNDLLSKNIIYNKAEGHVRFIDYEYTGYNYQAYDIGNHFNEFAGLNEVDYSLYPSKEIQLQWLRHYLQAYKKLGQEDLGGGSKNKGESGAVSEEELESLYVQVNQFALASHFLWACWGLIQAQFSTIDFNFARYADIRFKQYFKAKPAVTSFKMSK, translated from the exons ATGGGCTCCCTCGCCGGCCTCCTCCAGTCGCGGAGGGGGTGGAGTTGCTGGCGCAGGCTGCGCTCGCCTTCCTTCCGCTTTCCCAACTCGCCCGCCGCCGTCGCCGCGCACCTGAAGAGAGCCGCGCTGTGGCCGGGCTGCCTCCGGGGCATGGAGGAAGGAGTGGACGAGGacgagaagcagaagcagcagccgccgccgccgccaccgccgccgcgcGTCTCCACCAGCTACCGGGCCATCCAGCGTGTCGGCATTGCGGTGGATGAGACCAACGTCCTGCCGGGGGCTCTGCAGCTGATCCGAAAGCTGAGACCACAATGGGAGACCGAGCGAGTTAAGACCAAG CTCTTCACTGAAGGCATCACCAACAAGCTCATGGCTTGCTTCACAGCTGAGAACATGGGGGATGCAGTCCTGGTGAGGGTCTATGGCAGGAAGACAGAGCTTATTGTGGACCGTGCTAATGAGCTGAGGAATTTCCAAGTGCTTCAAGACCACAGCTGTGCCCCTAGTCTCTATTGCACCTTTGAAAATGGCTATTGCTATGAGTTCATGCCAGGGAAGGCCTTGGGACCAGAACATATACGACAGCCAAATatattcag TCTCCATCAGGAAGTGCACATTCCCAGCCTAGAGGTGTTAGAAGAAGAGATTCGGTGGATGAAAGAACATCTCTCCCAGCTTCGATCTCCAATAGTCTTTTGCCACAATGACCTTTTGAGCAAGAACATTATCTACAACAAGGCAGAAG GTCACGTCCGGTTCATAGATTATGAATACACTGGTTACAACTATCAAGCATATGACATTGGGAATCATTTTAACGAATTTGCAG GACTGAACGAGGTGGACTACAGCCTGTACCCCTCCAAAGAGATCCAACTGCAGTGGTTGAGGCACTACCTGCAGGCCTACAAAAAACTAGGCCAGGAGGACCTGGGGGGAGGAAGCAAAAACAAAGGAGAGAGTGGAGCTGTGTCTGAAGAAGAGCTGGAGAGCCTCTATGTGCAAGTGAACCAGTTTGCTTTA GCCTCCCATTTCCTGTGGGCTTGCTGGGGCCTGATTCAAGCCCAGTTCTCTACCATAGACTTTAATTTTGCCAG GTATGCAGACATAAGATTTAAACAGTACTTTAAAGCAAAACCTGCAGTGACATCCTTCAAAATGTCCAAGTGA
- the ETNK2 gene encoding ethanolamine kinase 2 isoform X1 produces MGSLAGLLQSRRGWSCWRRLRSPSFRFPNSPAAVAAHLKRAALWPGCLRGMEEGVDEDEKQKQQPPPPPPPPRVSTSYRAIQRVGIAVDETNVLPGALQLIRKLRPQWETERVKTKLFTEGITNKLMACFTAENMGDAVLVRVYGRKTELIVDRANELRNFQVLQDHSCAPSLYCTFENGYCYEFMPGKALGPEHIRQPNIFRLVAHEMAKMHRIHTNGSLPKPCLWHRLHKYFNIVKTEFPRKASNSGLHQEVHIPSLEVLEEEIRWMKEHLSQLRSPIVFCHNDLLSKNIIYNKAEGHVRFIDYEYTGYNYQAYDIGNHFNEFAGLNEVDYSLYPSKEIQLQWLRHYLQAYKKLGQEDLGGGSKNKGESGAVSEEELESLYVQVNQFALASHFLWACWGLIQAQFSTIDFNFARSKWNQ; encoded by the exons ATGGGCTCCCTCGCCGGCCTCCTCCAGTCGCGGAGGGGGTGGAGTTGCTGGCGCAGGCTGCGCTCGCCTTCCTTCCGCTTTCCCAACTCGCCCGCCGCCGTCGCCGCGCACCTGAAGAGAGCCGCGCTGTGGCCGGGCTGCCTCCGGGGCATGGAGGAAGGAGTGGACGAGGacgagaagcagaagcagcagccgccgccgccgccaccgccgccgcgcGTCTCCACCAGCTACCGGGCCATCCAGCGTGTCGGCATTGCGGTGGATGAGACCAACGTCCTGCCGGGGGCTCTGCAGCTGATCCGAAAGCTGAGACCACAATGGGAGACCGAGCGAGTTAAGACCAAG CTCTTCACTGAAGGCATCACCAACAAGCTCATGGCTTGCTTCACAGCTGAGAACATGGGGGATGCAGTCCTGGTGAGGGTCTATGGCAGGAAGACAGAGCTTATTGTGGACCGTGCTAATGAGCTGAGGAATTTCCAAGTGCTTCAAGACCACAGCTGTGCCCCTAGTCTCTATTGCACCTTTGAAAATGGCTATTGCTATGAGTTCATGCCAGGGAAGGCCTTGGGACCAGAACATATACGACAGCCAAATatattcag gCTAGTAGCCCATGAAATGGCTAAAATGCACAGGATTCACACCAATGGAAGCCTCCCCAAGCCTTGCCTATGGCATAGACTGCACAAGTACTTTAACATTGTGAAAACAGAGTTTCCAAGAAAGGCATCTAATTCTGG TCTCCATCAGGAAGTGCACATTCCCAGCCTAGAGGTGTTAGAAGAAGAGATTCGGTGGATGAAAGAACATCTCTCCCAGCTTCGATCTCCAATAGTCTTTTGCCACAATGACCTTTTGAGCAAGAACATTATCTACAACAAGGCAGAAG GTCACGTCCGGTTCATAGATTATGAATACACTGGTTACAACTATCAAGCATATGACATTGGGAATCATTTTAACGAATTTGCAG GACTGAACGAGGTGGACTACAGCCTGTACCCCTCCAAAGAGATCCAACTGCAGTGGTTGAGGCACTACCTGCAGGCCTACAAAAAACTAGGCCAGGAGGACCTGGGGGGAGGAAGCAAAAACAAAGGAGAGAGTGGAGCTGTGTCTGAAGAAGAGCTGGAGAGCCTCTATGTGCAAGTGAACCAGTTTGCTTTA GCCTCCCATTTCCTGTGGGCTTGCTGGGGCCTGATTCAAGCCCAGTTCTCTACCATAGACTTTAATTTTGCCAG